The Bacteroidales bacterium genome contains a region encoding:
- a CDS encoding NAD-dependent epimerase/dehydratase family protein gives MHTKVFAMNVAVTGANGLVGSHLIKVLLEKDVKVKAFIRSNRAKLELTTFLGADNLKNLQFVFGDILNKESVDNLIQGVDIFYHTAAYVSFNPHAKKQIYNTNVNGTKNIVNALLKEKNSSTKLVYLSSVAAIGDPINEEIVNENHLLKKNEKQSHYGKSKYLAELEVWRGIEEGLNAVILNPAIILGNANSGKSSSALLQQMAFGLPFITDGTTGYVSVNDVCRAAIILSDTDIKSQRYILCSENLSYQKLFEMVQKSLNKERKPRFINKKMLWTISLLNEIFAWIFNISPKLTRQIVKSGFEHSRFDGKKIVRDLGFQYSDLQIEIDNMLNSSNRNEQ, from the coding sequence TTGCATACCAAAGTTTTTGCTATGAATGTTGCCGTAACCGGGGCGAATGGACTTGTAGGATCGCATCTAATAAAAGTGTTGCTTGAAAAGGACGTAAAAGTAAAAGCCTTTATACGTTCAAACAGAGCAAAATTAGAACTCACAACCTTTTTAGGTGCCGATAATCTCAAAAATCTGCAATTTGTTTTTGGCGATATATTAAACAAAGAGAGTGTTGATAACCTTATACAAGGTGTTGATATTTTTTATCATACAGCTGCATATGTCTCTTTCAATCCACACGCAAAAAAACAGATTTACAACACAAATGTCAATGGAACAAAAAATATCGTCAATGCGCTTCTAAAAGAAAAGAACAGTTCAACAAAGCTTGTTTACCTAAGTAGCGTTGCTGCCATAGGAGACCCTATCAATGAAGAAATAGTCAACGAAAATCATCTCCTTAAAAAAAACGAGAAACAGAGCCATTACGGCAAATCTAAATACTTAGCCGAACTTGAAGTATGGCGCGGAATTGAAGAGGGATTGAATGCTGTGATACTAAACCCCGCCATTATTTTGGGAAATGCCAACTCGGGGAAAAGCTCATCAGCACTTTTACAACAAATGGCATTTGGATTACCCTTTATAACTGATGGAACCACTGGTTACGTCTCTGTCAACGATGTGTGCAGAGCCGCAATTATTTTATCAGATACAGACATAAAATCGCAGAGGTATATACTTTGTTCTGAGAATTTAAGCTATCAGAAATTATTTGAAATGGTGCAGAAATCATTGAACAAAGAGCGAAAACCAAGATTCATAAATAAAAAAATGCTTTGGACGATTTCTCTTTTAAACGAAATTTTTGCCTGGATATTTAATATATCTCCAAAATTGACTCGACAAATTGTAAAATCGGGATTTGAACACAGCAGATTTGACGGCAAAAAAATCGTACGTGATCTCGGATTCCAATACTCTGATTTACAGATCGAAATTGACAACATGCTAAACTCAAGTAACAGAAATGAGCAGTAG
- a CDS encoding HAD family phosphatase, with the protein MKIKYIIFDLGGVLMDIDFDKTFEAYSKITGNPKEILRDSKLLLDVYLNYESGAITDDEFRSAIRKNLNVDVDDKTIDNAWNALLLDFNSQAISLLHSLKNKYPLYLLSNTNNIHFNHSNQKIAEQNLAESLVSLFDGLFLSYIIGCRKPSEEIYQHVLEQLKCLPQEILFIDDLEPNTIAAEKLGIQTILLTDKNKITELVLNKLN; encoded by the coding sequence ATGAAGATTAAGTACATCATATTCGATTTAGGCGGAGTTTTAATGGATATCGATTTTGATAAAACATTCGAAGCCTATTCAAAAATTACAGGTAACCCAAAAGAGATTTTAAGAGATTCAAAACTTCTGTTAGATGTTTATCTAAATTACGAATCAGGAGCAATAACCGATGATGAGTTTCGCAGTGCAATCAGAAAAAATTTGAATGTCGACGTTGATGATAAAACCATTGACAATGCATGGAATGCACTTCTGTTAGACTTTAACAGTCAAGCCATTAGCCTACTACATTCTCTAAAAAATAAATACCCACTATACTTACTAAGTAATACTAATAATATCCACTTTAACCACAGCAACCAAAAAATAGCCGAGCAAAATTTAGCCGAAAGCTTGGTATCTCTATTCGATGGACTATTTTTATCGTATATAATAGGTTGTCGCAAACCTTCGGAAGAAATTTACCAACACGTTTTAGAACAGCTAAAATGTTTGCCACAAGAGATACTCTTTATCGATGATCTTGAACCAAACACAATAGCAGCTGAAAAGTTGGGAATCCAAACCATTTTACTTACCGACAAAAACAAAATTACAGAACTGGTTCTTAACAAGTTAAACTAA